The Bernardetia litoralis DSM 6794 genome includes a window with the following:
- a CDS encoding DEAD/DEAH box helicase, giving the protein MNVSPNESFKVVYSLYEHQFLGCLFESFVVQVKHGKLTLKYQNISSRNAHEFDKGLSESDYELIELMDSIQQDVIIKKFTPVSSKVAKTTRSNKTGKKLTIFDFVDKIYDKEKGDKVTQKLIEDYIEDKKIKILNLLLEKNKLVYTMQKDGTPTGEFIEIPKMATSIHFHVYKNPENTQYYPTIRHEGKTIDFRQSDAKIVCNSPAWLLHKNILYHFDRQLEGAKLKPFLRKKFILVNKSVEETYYKKFVASLISSYTVIAVGFDIVVEKHEPQTELHFKIISSSISSLFNTSVSSKTPQNENESTVVFELNFRYKDDIYKVSELNEQQNAHVIFENRNDKFIFTKFTRQIMLEKAVISKLKELGLELQKGKLTLPRGKAFSWIAANESTLQELGIELKQYQNEEGKNYFIGKSQISISIDENKDWFDINAKIFFGEYEIPFMQIRQYILKGQKEFTLPNGEIAVIPDEWFTEYSELFEFMQAKDDKFALKKYHLAIVQNLEQGNFANVTMDRKLQKLYNSDDFGEIDDFSLPKDFKGQLRPYQKAGYNWLRFLQEYNFGGCLADDMGLGKTVQTLALLQSQKEKEGEVAPSLLIMPTSLLYNWAVEAKKFAPNLKVWRYTGTDRNKDITTYFSKYDVILTSYGTMRIDVDILNQFYFNYVILDESQAIKNPTSAISKAVKTLKSRFKLILTGTPIENSTLDLWSQMSFVNGGLLGNQKFFKTHYQIPIEKQSDVDKARKLQTIIKPFILRRTKKQVATDLPPKVENIIYVEMSKSQEKVYEEAKSYYRNEILKHIEIKGMGKSQIMLLQGLTRLRQLANHPKMVDSDYEGDSGKFSDLTEKLKSVLSEGHKVLIFSQFVRHLTLVRNELDKDKINYSYLDGGTKDRKAEVENFQTNKDIKVFLLSLKAGGVGLNLTAADYVFMLDPWWNPAVEAQAVDRAHRIGQENKVFIYKFITQNSVEEKILALQQQKIALSQDLITTESSFVKTLSKDDIADILK; this is encoded by the coding sequence ATTTACTCCTGTTTCTTCTAAAGTTGCTAAAACGACAAGAAGCAACAAGACAGGAAAAAAGCTAACAATTTTTGATTTCGTAGATAAAATTTATGATAAAGAAAAAGGTGATAAAGTAACACAAAAACTCATTGAAGATTATATAGAAGACAAAAAAATCAAAATTCTGAATCTTCTTTTAGAAAAAAACAAGCTCGTTTATACGATGCAAAAAGATGGAACACCAACAGGAGAATTTATTGAAATTCCAAAAATGGCTACAAGTATTCATTTTCATGTCTATAAAAATCCAGAAAACACACAGTATTATCCAACCATTCGACACGAGGGAAAAACAATAGACTTTCGTCAGTCTGATGCCAAAATTGTTTGTAATTCTCCTGCTTGGCTTCTTCATAAAAATATTTTATATCATTTTGATAGACAATTAGAAGGCGCAAAACTAAAACCTTTCTTGCGTAAAAAATTTATTCTTGTCAATAAAAGTGTTGAGGAAACTTATTACAAAAAATTTGTAGCTTCCTTGATTTCATCATATACTGTAATTGCAGTAGGTTTTGATATTGTTGTAGAAAAACACGAACCACAAACAGAGTTACATTTTAAAATCATTTCATCATCAATAAGTTCGCTTTTTAATACCTCTGTCTCATCAAAAACACCTCAAAATGAAAATGAAAGTACAGTTGTTTTTGAATTAAATTTTAGATATAAAGATGATATTTATAAAGTTTCAGAATTGAATGAACAGCAAAATGCTCATGTTATCTTTGAAAATAGAAATGATAAATTTATTTTCACAAAGTTTACAAGGCAAATTATGCTTGAAAAAGCAGTCATTTCAAAACTCAAAGAATTAGGTTTGGAGCTTCAAAAAGGAAAACTTACTCTTCCTCGTGGAAAGGCTTTTTCTTGGATAGCAGCAAATGAAAGCACTTTACAAGAATTAGGGATTGAATTGAAGCAGTATCAAAATGAGGAAGGAAAAAATTATTTTATTGGAAAATCTCAAATTAGTATTTCCATAGATGAAAATAAAGATTGGTTTGATATTAATGCAAAAATTTTTTTTGGAGAATATGAAATTCCATTTATGCAGATTCGTCAGTATATTTTGAAAGGACAAAAAGAATTTACTTTACCCAATGGAGAAATTGCTGTGATTCCTGATGAATGGTTTACAGAATACAGCGAACTTTTTGAGTTTATGCAAGCAAAAGATGATAAATTTGCACTCAAAAAATATCATTTAGCAATTGTTCAAAACCTAGAACAAGGCAATTTTGCCAATGTAACTATGGATAGAAAACTCCAAAAGTTATATAACTCTGATGATTTTGGAGAAATAGACGATTTTTCTCTTCCAAAAGATTTTAAAGGACAGCTTCGTCCCTATCAAAAAGCTGGTTATAATTGGCTGCGTTTTTTACAAGAATATAATTTTGGAGGTTGTTTGGCTGATGATATGGGGCTTGGAAAAACAGTTCAAACTCTTGCTTTGCTTCAATCTCAAAAAGAAAAAGAGGGCGAAGTTGCGCCTTCACTTTTGATTATGCCTACTTCACTTTTGTACAACTGGGCAGTTGAAGCCAAAAAATTTGCTCCTAATTTGAAGGTTTGGAGGTACACAGGAACAGACCGAAATAAAGATATTACGACTTATTTTTCAAAGTATGATGTAATTCTGACTTCTTATGGAACAATGCGAATTGATGTTGATATTTTGAATCAATTTTATTTTAATTATGTAATTTTAGATGAATCTCAAGCCATCAAAAATCCAACTTCAGCAATTTCTAAAGCTGTCAAAACATTAAAATCTCGTTTCAAACTTATCTTGACAGGAACGCCAATTGAAAACTCAACACTTGATTTGTGGTCGCAAATGTCATTTGTAAATGGTGGCCTTTTGGGTAATCAAAAATTCTTTAAAACACATTATCAAATCCCAATAGAAAAGCAAAGTGATGTAGATAAAGCACGAAAATTACAGACGATTATTAAGCCTTTTATTCTTCGAAGAACTAAAAAGCAGGTTGCTACCGATTTACCTCCAAAAGTAGAAAATATCATTTATGTAGAAATGAGTAAATCACAAGAAAAGGTTTATGAAGAAGCAAAATCATATTACAGAAATGAAATTTTGAAGCATATTGAAATTAAAGGAATGGGCAAATCTCAAATTATGCTTTTGCAGGGTCTGACTAGATTAAGGCAACTTGCCAACCATCCAAAAATGGTTGATTCAGATTATGAAGGCGATTCTGGTAAATTTTCAGATTTAACAGAAAAACTAAAATCTGTCTTGAGCGAAGGACATAAAGTTTTGATTTTTAGTCAGTTTGTAAGGCATTTAACCTTGGTTAGAAATGAATTAGATAAAGATAAAATCAACTATTCGTATCTTGATGGAGGAACAAAAGACCGAAAAGCAGAAGTAGAAAATTTTCAAACTAATAAAGACATTAAAGTATTTTTGCTTTCTCTAAAAGCTGGTGGAGTGGGTTTGAATTTGACGGCTGCCGATTATGTATTTATGCTTGACCCTTGGTGGAATCCTGCTGTGGAGGCACAAGCCGTCGATAGAGCGCACCGAATTGGGCAAGAAAATAAAGTTTTTATTTATAAATTTATTACTCAAAATTCAGTAGAAGAAAAAATATTAGCTTTACAACAACAAAAAATTGCGCTTTCACAAGATTTGATAACCACAGAATCTAGTTTTGTCAAAACACTTTCAAAAGATGATATTGCTGATATTTTGAAATAA
- a CDS encoding DNA cytosine methyltransferase has translation MKKNLVSLFSGCGGMDIGFEGGFKIPKETINIKINKEWIEKEDDFYYYLKETIFETKFANDINQYAKKAWNDYFFNTKNRKTENDIFRVGSIVDIVKEYQNGNTNVFPKDVEIVTGGFPCQDFSVSGKRKGFDSHKDHNGKLIKNEEVKDTIPSEETRGKLYMWMKEVIEITKPKIFIAENVKGLTNLGEVEKIIQADFSDIDSNENKKEGYLVLTKVLHSGMYGVPQSRERIFFIGFKKSALTKEALEELNKIIVSEKYTPYPIPTHKLNGEIHTSSLKDLMINFTKSAAVLMDLEEPEKSTDFSQRYYSKAKFMGAHCQGQKEVNLEKLAPTIRAEHHGNIEYRRLSKENGGKINEELEKGYKERRLTLRECARIQTFPDDYNFVIPKKGLKNRFEVSASVGYKLVGNAVPPLLAYHLAKKIESNWELYFGEEEIKKIF, from the coding sequence ATGAAGAAGAATTTAGTTTCCCTTTTTTCTGGGTGTGGTGGAATGGATATTGGTTTTGAAGGAGGTTTCAAAATTCCTAAAGAAACCATAAACATAAAAATCAATAAAGAATGGATTGAGAAAGAAGACGATTTTTATTATTACCTCAAAGAAACCATTTTTGAAACAAAATTTGCAAATGATATTAATCAGTATGCAAAAAAAGCTTGGAATGATTATTTTTTTAATACAAAAAACAGAAAGACAGAAAATGATATTTTTAGAGTTGGAAGCATTGTAGATATTGTAAAGGAATATCAAAATGGAAATACAAACGTTTTTCCTAAAGACGTAGAAATTGTTACAGGTGGTTTTCCGTGTCAAGATTTTAGTGTTTCGGGAAAGAGAAAAGGGTTTGATTCGCACAAAGACCATAATGGAAAACTTATTAAAAATGAAGAAGTAAAGGACACCATTCCTTCCGAAGAAACACGAGGGAAATTATATATGTGGATGAAGGAAGTAATAGAAATTACAAAACCTAAAATTTTTATTGCCGAGAATGTAAAAGGTTTGACAAATCTAGGAGAAGTAGAAAAAATTATACAAGCCGATTTTTCAGATATTGATTCAAATGAAAACAAGAAAGAAGGTTATTTAGTGCTTACCAAGGTGCTGCATTCTGGAATGTATGGTGTTCCACAATCAAGAGAGCGTATATTTTTTATTGGGTTTAAAAAATCTGCTTTAACAAAAGAAGCTTTAGAAGAATTAAATAAAATCATTGTTTCAGAAAAATATACACCTTATCCAATTCCTACACACAAATTAAATGGAGAAATTCATACTTCTTCTTTAAAGGATTTAATGATAAATTTCACTAAAAGCGCAGCCGTTTTAATGGATTTAGAAGAGCCTGAAAAAAGTACAGATTTTTCTCAAAGGTATTATTCAAAAGCAAAATTTATGGGAGCGCATTGTCAAGGACAAAAAGAGGTCAATTTAGAAAAACTTGCGCCTACTATTCGTGCCGAGCATCATGGAAATATTGAGTACAGACGATTGAGCAAAGAAAATGGAGGAAAAATAAATGAAGAGTTAGAAAAGGGTTATAAAGAAAGGCGTTTGACACTTCGTGAATGTGCTAGAATTCAAACTTTTCCAGATGATTATAATTTTGTGATTCCAAAAAAAGGACTCAAAAATAGATTTGAAGTAAGTGCTTCTGTTGGTTATAAACTGGTTGGAAATGCAGTCCCTCCTCTTTTAGCGTATCATTTGGCTAAAAAAATTGAGAGTAATTGGGAATTGTATTTTGGAGAAGAAGAAATTAAAAAAATATTTTAA